ACTGAAGTGTCCAGGCCCAGGAGCAGAGTTGTGGCAATTGCTTTCCTCTTTTCATAATTGGTTTAGGGCGGGCAAGCAACCCAGGTATGGCCAAAGAAATGTCAATGTCAATGGAAATCTGATGGGGCCAAACTCATTCCTTTATGAGGAGCCTACTCCTGAGATAACTAACCTAGCTCCTGTGATAATAGCATTAATCTATTACCAcataaaggccccacctcccaacactgttacatttggaattaaatttcaacacgagaggccgggcactgtggctcatgcctgcaatcccagcactttgggaggccgaggcaggtggatcacctgaggtcaggagttcgagaccagcctggccaacatggcaaaaccctgtctctactaaaaatacaaaaattagttgggcgtggtggtgggcgcctgtaattccagctagttgggaagctgagacaggagaaccgcttgaacctggtagaCAGAGGCTGCCGTGAGTACAGATCGTGCCAGtgccctccatcctgggtgacaaagcaagactccctctaaaaaaaaaaaaaaaaagattcaacatgggttttggaggggacattcaaaccatagcagtactTACCTTCAAAGGGCCAACCATGGTGCCTGGACTATATTATATTCTTGATAATGTTAAGCTCttatattagtaataatattaatattgttagtattaccattattattacttAAGCTAAATCTTCCAAAGAAACTGcctaaaggccaggcacagtggctcatgcctgtaatcttagcactttgggaggccaaggcgggaggatcacttgaggtcaggagttcgagaccagcctggccaacatagtgaaaccccatctctactaaaaatacaaaaattagccagttgtggtggtacgtacctgtaatcccagctactcgggaggctgaggcaggagaatcacttgaaagccgggttgcagtgaactgagattgcaccattgcactccagcctgggcaacagagtaagactctcttccaaaaaaaaaaaaaaaaaaaaaaaagcagctgggcgcagtggctcattcctgtaatcccagtactttgggaggctgaggcaggtgatcacctgaggtcaagagtttgagaccagcctgaccaatatggtgaaaccccgtctctactaaaaatacaaaaattagctgggcgtggtggcatgcacctgtagtcccagctactccggaggctgagacaggagaattgcttgaacccgggaggcagaggttgcagagagccaagatcacaccattgcactccagcgctccaggctgagtgacagagagggactccgtctcaaacaaacaaacaaacaaacaaaatgacaacaaaaaaactgCCTAAAGTTAAAGTAGGGATGCAGCCCTTCATGGTAGATAGCTATTGGATGGGTATTACAATTAACCAGGGGTCACGGGGTCCTTTTGGGAAGCGCAGCTTGGGAGTTCCAGATGTTTAAATCTTATTTGGAGAGATCCTATgacagaaggaagagggaggatgAGACTGCCACAGAAGATCAGAGGATATGGAATCTGCTGTAAGCCCAGAGCTGGAAAGACAGACCTGACTCTGTTCAGGCACTGGCTCTGGTCTCCAGGCACCTCACTTCTGCTGTTTAGAGGAGAATCCCTGCTGCATGGCAGCATTTGGTTAGCCAGAGATAAGATACATGAATTGATGAAATAGAAGACTAATTGGAAATAAAAGGTACAGTGTCAGCTAATGAACTCCCAAATCACCCATGTgacaacctcagccttccagaagAACACGTCCATGAACAGCCTGAAGTGGTTCCAAAACTGGGGAGCAGAGAGGGATGCAGCAGGATGCAAATCTGCACAGCTGACCTGGACTTAAACCATggccctgccacttactagtGTGCAGACCTTGGGTACTGGACTCGCCTTCCTGCGGCCAGTCTCCCAGTGTGAACCATGGAAAATCAACACTCACCTCCAAGGTGCCTATGGAAGTAAGTGAGATGGTATGTGTGTATTGCCTGATAaatggccaggcactgtgacaaTAATTCCTGCTCCACGGATCGAACACAGAAATCAGTTTCCCCACTTCCTCGTCCCATCTCAGAGGTGTCGCATTATCGGTCACTAAAGCTCAGCGAGTTCCACCCACACAGTCCTGATAAGCTCTGTCATTCCGATTGGCCAGTCTGCAGTCTAAATGGAAAGGAAGTAGAGGTAGAAAGAGGCAGCAAAGAAAATTGAGATGTGACAGTCTAACAGTGAAGGCAGACAGAAAGACCATACAGACAAGGGTTAGAATACCAAAAACAGAGCAATCTGGGGTAGTGTTAGTGCACGGGCAAGCAGTCCAACCCCTCTGGGGAGATCATGCATTGAGTGACATGGTATCAGTTGACCACGTGTTAAGTCTCAAATCATGAAAGCCTTgaatcattcaaaaaaaaaaaaaaaaaggtgaatctGTTCAACACAATCAGTTTAAGAATATACTGTACAAATAAAAAGGTATACATTGAGCAATAGTACCATCACAAACAGGAAAACAGTTCAAGTGAAAGTTTCAGGGGCCTGACTCAGTACTGGGGTGACTTCTTCCTTGAGAATGCTGGATAAATGGAAtttcaccaaaaaaaacaaagacacattGAAGTCTTTTTGCCTCTCAGCAAGGTGTTATTTAGATagaaggaaagcaatggaaatgAGGAAGGGAAAGCAAGGGGGTGGGGACTTGGGGTTTCTccttccactaaaaaaaaaaaaaaatcttcaacttgGTGCTTGGCTAGTGCCACCCACGAGGCTCAGTCAGCCTTGCTCTTCTTGGTGGCGCGCAGGGCGTCACGGCACCTGTCCAGCAGGAGGTCCTCCAGCTGCTTGCAGTGCTCCCGGGGCAGCAGGAAGATGAGAACCTTGCTGTGCCCGATGCCACGGTCCTCTTCCTCCCTTAGCCTCCGCCTCACGTGAGCCGCCTGCTCCTCCTGTTGCGCCAGGGCTCCATTCATCTTGCAGAAAGCATCTTCAAGGTAATGGATGGACTTCAATGCCTCTTTCTTAAAGTCCTCCAGTTCCCGTTGCACCCCGTCCACCTTCTGCTGCAGGATCTCCAAGTCAGCGggtggtgggaggcaggagggccaTGACTGGGACAGGGAAAAATCTCCAGACTAGAGGCCACTCTCTACCGTTTTCTTCCCCTGTAGggtattcactgtcatgagaatggACTCAGCCTGGTAGAGGGGTTCCATTGTGTCTTCCACGTTGGACAAAGGGAGGAAGCCAAGAGACCAACcaggtcaataaatatttttggctagAGACACTATCATTCGGAGTGGAGAAACCCTAGAATTGTGACATCAGGGCCCCTTCAGCCAACCAGAAAGAAAGCCACAATCCATTCATTTGCATATTGTAGCTTCCTTGGTTGGTTACCTAGAGCTTTGTCTGTTTATCTGACCAAGTTGCCCTCCTGAGATGTGGATTCTTAACTCGTCACCCTTCTAGAACCAGAACTCAGATTCTTCTTTAACCTGAGGAACAAACCAAGTCCCAGAGCAGGGAAGTAAACTGGCCAGAGCAaggcaggccaggccaggctcaCTGGCTGCCAGGACTGGGTGGTGTCCCACACTGGCAAGGGACCTGCATGGTCTTGGACTGCTCTCTGGGCTTTAGTACCTCACTAGTAAAACAAAGACATTGTGAGAGATGATACCTAATCCAACTTGTAGCTCTAAAATGCTAAAAAGTAATCTCTTATTCCAAATCCATACTCCTATAATGATGCCAGAATTCTAGATAATCTTAGAAATTGCAAAAAATGTACTTAGATTTTGATGTATGGTCCACAGCAATGGCTGATTAAGGTAAAAATGGGTTAgtcatatttattcaataaatactaagtGCTCACCACACACTAGCATCAGGGAACAAGTGAGTGCATGGTCCTCCAACATACCTGAATGTTAACAAATATGAGAAAAAACACATAGAAAGGTAAATCTTGTACTTTTTACCTGACAATTAGAACAAAGGAAAATAGCTCATCTACATTTGGTTTAGTCAGGAACAAACCTTCATCTTGCACATCTCAGTCTCTTGCCTAGACCTCTCTCCTGGGCTCCAAATCGAAATATCTCCCCAACAATGGGCCTCCAATTCAAGCTATCCAAAGCTGAATCGGTGATCTCTTTACCCAAACCAGTTCCCGTTCCAGTGTAATGGCACACACACCAGAGCCCACATAGGACAACTGGTGCTGTGATGgtaatatttgtcccctcccaaaCTCATGTTGCAATTTAATTACCATTGTAACAGGATTATGAGGAAggacctttaagagatgattaggctACCCTTTAAGAGATAAATAGATTAATGCTGTTATCTTGGGAGCAGGTTCCTTATAAGTGGATAAGTTCAGCCCCTTTatgtctctctctcaccctctctttgcccttctacTATGTGATGTCTTCTGCTGTGGAatgacatagcaagaaggcccttgccagatgccagcaTTTTGATTtcggacttcctagcctccataactgtcagaaatacatttctgttctttataaattacccagcctcaggtattttaCTATAGCAGCACACAATAGACTAAGAAACTTAGGATCAACCTAGACCCTTCCATGTCAAAGTGGCTCTAAGTCCTGTTCAATCTACCATTGCCAAGCACTCTAGCATCAAACCACCTGGGTTGGAGTCCCAGCTCTACTTATAATCTACCTATCTTTGGCAGATTACCCcatctccctgagcctcaatcTTCTTTATAAGTAGAAATACTAATTCAGTGGTGTGCAGTTCTATGGGGAAAAGTGAATAAAACTCTGAATTATATTGATAGCtgttgccaatttccatggtgtaaatactcacaccatggccaatttcaagctaccaacatgatgTCACCGGGAAGAGATGCATGAAATCAGCTCTCATGAGCCTCTGCAAGCTGACTCTTGCACCATAGGGCCTGTGATAAGGGCAGCTGCCTCCTCTGAGATGCAGATTAACCCATCTAGGATGCCTTGCAGTAGGCATCAGAGACGGCATTTTGCAGGGAGGTTCATGGCTAAACTAAGGTGGAATTTTCTGGGggattttgtggggttttttagCATAATAAAGTGGCAAGAAATAAGGTGAAATTTTAAATGACAAGATGAAAAAAGCAACTTCGATTATTGAGACAGAATGGTGGAAAGAGCATTTTTCTAGGAGTCAGGAGATCCGGACACTGGAATTGCTGTGTGACCGTAGGTCAATCACCTTCCCTCTTGGAATCTATTCCTTCTGCCATAACAGGATTCGGCTCTTCTGACTTCTCTGATGTTTGAAGAATCCACACAGTCATTCAGTTAAACCTCTCTTGAGGCACTTAAAATCTTCTCCCTCTTTTTGTGACTTAGGACTTTGTCCTTCCAGATCCGTGATGGCACAGTAAACTCCATGAGGCCAGGGATCATGAGTTTCTCACCCTGTGTACCCTCAGGCATCCTGCCTGGTGCCCTGCACGTACTGGCGCTCAGAGAACTAGATGAAATGGAACTTATTTTTACAGGTGGCTATCAAGTCCCGGGCACCCCTGGCTTTCCTGCTGACATGATGACACCTACTGGTCTTAGCAAAAACAGCAACCTCTTGATTCCACTACCTAAGAGCTAGATGGGGATTGAGGAGCTGATAAAAACAGCATGTGGTCTTGTGGTATATTTAATTAAGGTAGTGTGTGCATATGTTGGGCACATAATAGattctcaagaaatattttttgaatcagCAAAAGGGCAGTCTCTATCATTCTCTGagtgcttttctgtttctctctctctcttattttctgcCTCTTTGTGCCTCCCACGGGGAATAGTGGAAGTCATAACCAGATCTGTGAAAGAAAAGTAGTAAAAGTCACATGGAATAGCACTTTTTCCATTTCCATAGTGCTTTTTAATGACATTGCAGTTTGCTTTTCAGAACCAGAGGGGAGGACGGTATTTCCACAAGAGCACAGCAGAGACTGGAAGCAAGTGAATGCTGTCAGCAGAAGACCCCAGGCTTGGTGGCCTCCCGAGCCTTCAGGGCAGCATCCTCAGCAGGGCA
This Nomascus leucogenys isolate Asia chromosome 14, Asia_NLE_v1, whole genome shotgun sequence DNA region includes the following protein-coding sequences:
- the CCDC182 gene encoding LOW QUALITY PROTEIN: coiled-coil domain-containing protein 182 (The sequence of the model RefSeq protein was modified relative to this genomic sequence to represent the inferred CDS: substituted 1 base at 1 genomic stop codon), translating into MEPLYQAESILMTVNTLQGKKTVESGLXSGDFSLSQSWPSCLPPPADLEILQQKVDGVQRELEDFKKEALKSIHYLEDAFCKMNGALAQQEEQAAHVRRRLREEEDRGIGHSKVLIFLLPREHCKQLEDLLLDRCRDALRATKKSKAD